Proteins from a single region of Gorilla gorilla gorilla isolate KB3781 chromosome 16, NHGRI_mGorGor1-v2.1_pri, whole genome shotgun sequence:
- the LOC134757221 gene encoding zinc finger CCHC domain-containing protein 2-like, with the protein MVEKRCPLQRDGVYRWFSELPSPQRVEFLCGLLDLCMPLELRFFGSCLEELARKDYHSLRDSEIKANNPADLGSFTNLTDEVVRSKLLVSLALLDSEQREAAGVLYRKLTHMTPSSASTGCSSTRAARAMSSCCRSPCPPTTGPSASTRSRCCARSSRRSRAA; encoded by the coding sequence ATGGTGGAGAAGCGCTGCCCGCTGCAGAGGGACGGCGTGTACCGCTGGTTCTCGGAACTGCCGTCGCCGCAGCGCGTGGAGTTCCTATGCGGCCTGCTGGACCTGTGCATGCCGCTCGAGCTCCGCTTCTTCGGCTCCTGCCTGGAGGAACTGGCCCGCAAGGACTACCACTCGCTGCGCGACTCGGAGATCAAGGCCAACAACCCGGCCGACCTGGGCAGCTTCACCAACCTGACGGACGAGGTGGTGCGCAGCAAGCTGCTGGTGTCGCTGGCGCTGCTGGACTCGGAGCAGCGCGAGGCGGCGGGCGTGCTCTACCGCAAGCTCACGCACATGACTCCATCATCCGCATCTACGGGCTGCAGCTCAACGAGGGCCGCACGGGCGATGAGTTCCTGCTGCCGTTCACCATGTCCTCCAACCACCGGGCCTTCAGCttccaccagaagcagatgctgcgcCAGGAGCTCACGCAGATCCAGAGCAGCCTGA
- the LOC134757222 gene encoding histone-lysine N-methyltransferase 2C-like yields MHTTVVLFSSSDKFTLNQDMCVVCGSFGQGAEGRLLACSQCGQCYHPYCVSIKITKVVLSKGWRCLECTVCEACGKATDPGRLLL; encoded by the exons ATGCACACTACGGTTGTGTTGTTTTCCAGCAGTGACAAATTCACTTTGAATCAG GATATGTGTGTAGTTTGTGGCAGTTTTGGccaaggagcagaaggaagattACTTGCCTGTTCTCAGTGTGGTCAGTGTTACCATCCATACTGTGTCAGTATTAAG ATCACTAAAGTGGTTCTTAGCAAAGGTTGGAGGTGTCTTGAGTGCACTGTGTGTGAGGCCTGTGGGAAGGCAACTGACCCAGGAAGACTCCTGCTGTGA